The following proteins come from a genomic window of Macaca thibetana thibetana isolate TM-01 chromosome 15, ASM2454274v1, whole genome shotgun sequence:
- the WDR31 gene encoding WD repeat-containing protein 31 isoform X3, with the protein MVMMWDLHGSSQPRQQLCGHAMVVTGLAVSPDSSQLCTGSRDNTLLLWDVVTGQSVERASVSRNVVTHLCWVPREPYILQTSEDKTLRLWDSRGLQVAHMFPAKQYIQTYCEVSVDGHKCVSCSNGFGGEGCEATLWDLRQTRNRICEYKGHFQTVASCVFLPRALALMPLIATSSHDCKVKIWNQDTGACLFTLSLDGSGPLTSLAVGDAISLLCASFNRGIHLLRMDHSRGLELQEVAAF; encoded by the exons GGTGGTCACCGGATTGGCTGTGAGTCCAG ACTCATCACAGCTGTGCACTGGCTCTCGGGACAACACCTTGCTTCTGTGGGATGTGGTGACAGGACAGAGTGTGGAAAGAGCATCTGTCTCCAGAAACGTG gTCACTCACCTGTGCTGGGTCCCCAGAGAACCATACATACTACAGACCTCTGAAGATAAAACCCTCAG ATTATGGGACAGTCGGGGGCTGCAGGTAGCTCATATGTTTCCTGCAAAGCAGTACATTCAGACCTACTGTGAAGTCAGTGTGGATGGACACAAGTGTGTCTCCTGCAGCAATGGCTTTGGAGGAGAAGGCTGTGAAGCCACG TTGTGGGACCTAAGACAGACTCGAAACAGAATATGTGAGTATAAGGGGCATTTCCAGACTGTTGCATCCTGCGTCTTTCTACCAAGAGCATTGGCCTTGATGCCTTTAATTGCTACCTCATCACATGATTGCAAGGTGAAGATTTGGAACCAAGATACTGGAG CCTGCCTGTTCACCTTGTCTCTGGATGGATCAGGACCCTTGACTTCTCTGGCTGTTGGTGACGCCATCTCCTTATTGTGTGCAAGTTTTAACAGAGGAATTCACTTACTCAGAATGGACCACAGCCGAGGGCTGGAACTGCAGGAAGTGGCAGCATTCTGA